In one Thermaerobacter sp. PB12/4term genomic region, the following are encoded:
- the mmgD gene encoding citrate synthase, which yields METQEYRPGLEGVIAAETRISYLDVENEEIVVRGYNLLDLITQKTYVDVLGLLIHERLPDDAERKELERQLLAAEVPQPVWDILAKLPASMHAMDRLRTAVSALAGFDPDADSPDPEAERAKGVRLVGQVSTIVANLTRIAQGEQPVLPDPQLGFAENFVYMITGRRPDPAGARAFDQALIAYSEHEMPNSTFTARIIASTLSDVYGALTGAVASLKGPLHGGANEAVAHMMLDAGDVEGLDRLIREKLARKERIMGFGHRVYMRKFDPRAWILKQTLARLVDERGDEEGRRWVAMCQRGEDIMREEKGLYPNLDYYAAPIYYVLGIPIELYTPIFFAARTAGLVAHVVEQHAQNRLYRPRVRYLGPRGLKP from the coding sequence ATGGAGACCCAGGAGTATCGCCCCGGCCTCGAGGGCGTGATCGCCGCCGAGACCCGCATCTCCTACCTCGACGTGGAGAACGAGGAGATCGTGGTCCGCGGCTACAACCTGCTCGACCTGATCACCCAGAAGACCTACGTCGACGTGCTCGGCCTGCTGATCCACGAGCGGCTTCCCGACGACGCCGAGCGCAAGGAGCTGGAGCGGCAGCTTCTCGCCGCCGAGGTCCCGCAGCCCGTGTGGGACATCCTCGCCAAGCTGCCGGCGTCGATGCACGCCATGGACCGGCTGCGCACCGCCGTCTCGGCCCTGGCCGGGTTCGACCCCGACGCGGACTCGCCCGACCCCGAGGCGGAGCGGGCCAAGGGCGTGCGGCTGGTGGGCCAGGTCTCGACCATCGTGGCGAACCTGACCCGCATTGCCCAGGGGGAGCAGCCCGTTCTTCCCGACCCCCAGCTGGGCTTCGCCGAGAACTTCGTGTACATGATCACCGGCCGGCGGCCGGACCCCGCCGGGGCGCGGGCCTTCGACCAGGCGCTGATCGCCTACAGCGAGCACGAGATGCCCAACTCCACCTTCACGGCGCGGATCATCGCCTCGACCCTGTCCGACGTCTATGGCGCCCTGACCGGGGCGGTTGCGTCCTTGAAGGGGCCCCTGCACGGCGGCGCCAACGAGGCCGTGGCCCACATGATGCTGGATGCCGGCGACGTGGAGGGCCTCGACCGCCTGATCCGCGAGAAGCTGGCCCGCAAGGAGCGCATCATGGGCTTCGGGCACCGGGTCTACATGCGCAAGTTCGACCCGCGGGCCTGGATCCTCAAGCAGACCCTGGCCCGGCTGGTGGACGAACGCGGCGACGAGGAGGGCCGCCGCTGGGTGGCCATGTGCCAGCGGGGCGAGGACATCATGCGGGAGGAGAAGGGCCTCTACCCGAACCTCGACTATTACGCCGCGCCAATCTACTATGTGCTGGGCATTCCCATCGAGCTGTACACCCCGATCTTCTTTGCCGCCCGGACGGCGGGCCTGGTGGCCCACGTGGTGGAGCAGCACGCCCAGAACCGGCTCTACCGGCCGCGGGTGCGGTACCTGGGGCCGCGGGGGCTGAAGCCCTGA
- a CDS encoding IS3 family transposase (programmed frameshift), protein MPATKPPYPPEFRAEAVRLVRESGKKLQQIAADLGVSEASLRKWVRQAGIDAGQRPGLTTAEREELNRLRRENRILREEREILKKSRSLFCPGEPTEPVTVFRFIEQEKAHHPVATLCRVLGVSTSGYYAWRQRGASRRSQEDADLSQRIRLIHAGSRGTYGAPRIHAELRLTHGVRCGRKRVARLMRAMGLAGVHRRRTRGITLRDPRRPVYPDRLGRQFVPDAPNRVWVADLTQHRTEEGWLYLATVVDAFSRAVVGWAMGNRPVAELVVDAVTMAVRRRRPGPGLIHHSDHGVQYTSLAFTRRLEVLGIAGSMGSVGDALDNAMAESFYATLQRELLDRQAWATRDQLRMAIFEYVEGFYNRRRRHSALGYLSPYEYEERWIQERKAQPQEGVVA, encoded by the exons ATGCCGGCTACCAAGCCGCCGTATCCTCCCGAGTTCCGGGCCGAAGCCGTCCGCCTCGTCCGGGAGAGTGGGAAGAAGCTCCAGCAGATTGCCGCCGACCTCGGCGTCTCGGAGGCCAGCCTGCGGAAGTGGGTTCGGCAAGCCGGGATCGACGCGGGGCAGCGCCCCGGGTTGACGACCGCCGAACGGGAGGAACTCAACCGGCTGCGGCGGGAGAACCGGATCCTGCGGGAGGAGCGTGAAATCCTAAAAAAAAGCCGCAGCCTTTTTTGCCCAGGAGAGCCGACGGAACCGGTGACCGTGTTTCGGTTCATCGAGCAGGAGAAGGCCCACCATCCGGTGGCCACGCTGTGCCGTGTCCTGGGCGTCTCGACGAGTGGCTATTACGCATGGCGGCAACGGGGTGCCTCCAGACGGTCCCAGGAGGACGCGGATTTGAGCCAGCGGATCCGGCTCATCCATGCTGGCAGCCGGGGCACGTATGGCGCGCCCCGCATCCATGCAGAGCTGCGGTTGACGCATGGGGTCCGCTGTGGTCGGAAGCGGGTCGCCCGGCTGATGCGGGCTATGGGGCTGGCCGGCGTGCACCGGCGCCGGACCCGGGGGATCACACTCCGGGATCCCCGCCGCCCCGTCTACCCTGATCGGCTGGGTCGGCAGTTTGTGCCCGATGCCCCCAACCGGGTGTGGGTGGCGGACCTCACGCAGCATCGCACGGAGGAAGGCTGGCTGTACCTGGCCACGGTGGTGGATGCCTTCTCCCGCGCCGTGGTGGGCTGGGCCATGGGGA ACCGGCCCGTGGCGGAGTTGGTGGTCGACGCCGTCACCATGGCGGTACGGCGTCGCCGGCCGGGGCCCGGTCTGATCCACCACTCGGACCATGGCGTGCAATACACCTCGCTGGCATTCACCCGCCGCTTGGAGGTCCTGGGCATCGCCGGATCAATGGGTTCCGTGGGCGATGCGCTGGACAACGCGATGGCGGAGAGTTTCTACGCGACCCTGCAACGGGAGCTCCTCGACCGCCAAGCCTGGGCCACACGGGATCAACTGCGCATGGCGATCTTCGAGTACGTCGAAGGGTTCTACAACCGGCGGCGGCGTCACTCGGCACTTGGTTACCTCTCGCCCTACGAGTACGAGGAGCGTTGGATCCAGGAGCGAAAGGCTCAGCCACAGGAAGGGGTTGTCGCGTAA
- a CDS encoding alpha-lytic protease prodomain-containing protein, whose translation MGWVVGWVALLTVAMAGFAGALQASTGRGAPGKPPEPAGSPDRPVSWVVAPDDVQAAEAYLRERFADRFGGLYVEEAGNGQAAVVVVLTRPLDPAGEQALRDRLAGHQLRFEEGQYTLRELEQVQATLNQNMARLQAQGVEVVWTGVDVRTNRVTLGVSSSVAEARAAIQSLPGAGVIEVVAAEPVRLLGAEGGPAVTAVPSQAATATDAIIDREPTSEGNAPAGATGWWAALMTTLSRWWAALVAVFR comes from the coding sequence GTGGGATGGGTGGTGGGATGGGTGGCCTTGTTGACCGTGGCCATGGCCGGGTTCGCAGGTGCCCTCCAGGCTTCCACGGGACGTGGCGCTCCGGGGAAGCCCCCGGAACCCGCCGGCTCCCCGGATCGACCCGTGTCCTGGGTGGTCGCGCCGGACGACGTTCAGGCCGCGGAAGCCTACCTCCGGGAGCGCTTCGCCGACCGGTTCGGTGGCCTCTACGTGGAAGAGGCGGGCAACGGCCAAGCGGCGGTGGTGGTCGTGCTGACGCGACCCCTCGACCCCGCCGGTGAGCAGGCGCTGCGGGATCGCCTCGCTGGACACCAGCTGCGGTTCGAGGAAGGCCAGTACACGCTGAGGGAACTCGAGCAAGTGCAGGCGACGCTGAACCAAAACATGGCCCGCCTGCAGGCCCAGGGAGTCGAAGTGGTGTGGACCGGGGTGGACGTTCGGACGAACCGGGTGACGCTGGGGGTCTCGAGCTCCGTCGCCGAAGCCCGGGCCGCGATCCAGAGCCTTCCCGGGGCGGGCGTGATCGAGGTGGTCGCCGCCGAGCCGGTCCGGCTTCTCGGGGCTGAAGGTGGTCCGGCGGTGACGGCGGTACCGTCCCAGGCGGCGACCGCAACCGACGCCATCATCGACCGGGAGCCCACTTCAGAGGGGAACGCACCGGCCGGGGCGACCGGGTGGTGGGCGGCACTGATGACAACCCTCAGCCGGTGGTGGGCGGCGCTGGTCGCCGTGTTTCGCTGA